From Aptenodytes patagonicus chromosome 1, bAptPat1.pri.cur, whole genome shotgun sequence, one genomic window encodes:
- the KCTD12 gene encoding BTB/POZ domain-containing protein KCTD12 — translation MALADSARGLPNGGGVSPAAGSGAAGSGAAAAAGGWSSFPEIVELNVGGQVYVTRRCTVVSVRDSLLWRMFSQQQPSELPRDSKGRFFLDRDGFLFRYILDYLRDLQLVLPEHFPERSRLQREAEYFQLPDLARRLAQARAAAARPAALHRDGSLCADEPPPPPLLGYLEAEPLEGGGGGAAASAPSPTASRSPSGGPLLTPSQSLDGGGGRRSGYITIGYRGSYTIGREAQADAKFRRVARITVCGKTALAKEVFGETLNESRDPDRPPERYTARYYLKFNFLEQAFDRLSEAGFRMAACSSTGTCAFAPEQGGPADDKIWTSYTEYVFCRD, via the coding sequence ATGGCCCTGGCGGACAGCGCCCGCGGGCTGCCCAACGGCGGCGGCGTCTCTCcggcggcagggagcggggcagcggggagcggagcggcggcggcggcgggcggctggtCGTCCTTCCCGGAGATCGTGGAGCTGAACGTGGGCGGGCAGGTGTACGTGACGCGGCGCTGCACCGTGGTCTCGGTGCGCGACTCGCTGCTCTGGCGCATGTTCTCGCAGCAGCAGCCCAGCGAGCTGCCCCGGGACAGCAAGGGCCGCTTCTTCCTCGACCGCGACGGCTTCCTCTTCCGCTACATCCTGGACTACCTGCGGGacctgcagctggtgctgcccGAGCACTTCCCCGAGCGCAGCCGCCTCCAGCGGGAGGCCGAGTACTTCCAGCTGCCCGACCTGGCTCGCCGCCTGGCGCAGGctcgggccgccgccgcccgccccgccgccctgcaCCGCGACGGCTCGCTCTGCGCCgacgagccgccgccgccgccgctcctcggCTACCTAGAGGCCGAGCCGCTGgaaggaggcggcggcggtgccgcggCGTCCGCCCCGTCGCCCACCGCCAGCCGCAGCCCCTCGGGCGGGCCGCTGCTCACGCCCTCGCAGTCGCTGgacggggggggcgggcggcgctcgGGCTACATCACCATCGGCTACCGGGGCTCCTACACCATCGGGCGGGAGGCGCAGGCCGACGCCAAGTTCCGTCGGGTGGCCCGCATCACCGTCTGCGGCAAGACGGCCCTGGCCAAGGAGGTCTTCGGGGAGACGCTGAACGAGAGCCGCGACCCCGACCGCCCTCCCGAGCGCTACACCGCCCGCTACTACCTCAAGTTCAACTTCCTCGAGCAAGCCTTCGACCGACTCTCCGAGGCCGGCTTCCGCATGGCCGCTTGCTCCTCCACCGGCACCTGCGCCTTCGCCCCTGAGCAGGGTGGTCCTGCTGATGACAAGATCTGGACCAGCTACACCGAATATGTCTTCTGCCGGGACTGA